Proteins from a genomic interval of Pecten maximus chromosome 13, xPecMax1.1, whole genome shotgun sequence:
- the LOC117340560 gene encoding uncharacterized protein LOC117340560, with amino-acid sequence MAGLVHIVVGMLILCFHNARSVPTVSTDQSSMKREQRVTALERTIQGLQSQNQQLVDCVMNISSDYFETVNCAKKIVTAGLSFGRTVMFYAQLSRRLYSVAVEQGMVFDTVVTNVGNCYSGNTGVFTCCRSGMYFITWTIDVKAGTYINTELMMNTSSIAFNRGVDANNLSTAI; translated from the exons ATGGCTGGCCTTGTCCACATCGTTGTTGGTATGTTGATATTATGCTTCCACAATGCGAGAAGTGTACCAACCGTCAGCACGGACCAATCCTCGATGAAAAGAGAGCAGCGAGTTACAGCGCTGGAAAGAACAATTCAGGGACTTCAGTCTCAGAATCAGCAATTAGTGGATTGTGTGATGAACATATCGTCAGACTATTTCGAAACTGTCAACTGCGCAAAGAAGATAGTCACAGCAGGCCTCTCTT TCGGAAGGACTGTAATGTTCTACGCCCAGCTGTCCCGcaggttatacagtgtagccGTAGAACAGGGCATGGTGTTTGACACCGTTGTGACAAATGTTGGGAATTGCTACAGTGGCAACACTGGTGTCTTTACCTGCTGCAGGTCTGGCATGTATTTCATCACCTGGACTATTGACGTCAAAGCAGGGACTTATATCAATACAGAACTGATGATGAATACGTCATCCATTGCTTTCAATCGTGGCGTTGATGCTAACAATCTTTCTACCGCAA TTTGA
- the LOC117341180 gene encoding uncharacterized protein LOC117341180 isoform X3, which translates to MASLVPILVGMLILSFHKARSAPTVSTDQSSMTIEQRVTTLERTIHGLQTQNQQLVDCVMNISSDYFETVKCAKSIVTAGLSFGRAVMFFAQLSHTLSNVAVEQGVV; encoded by the exons ATGGCTAGCCTTGTTCCTATCCTTGTTGGTATGTTGATATTAAGCTTCCATAAAGCGAGAAGTGCGCCAACCGTCAGCACGGACCAATCCTCGATGACAATAGAGCAGCGAGTTACAACGCTGGAAAGAACAATTCATGGACTTCAAACCCAGAATCAGCAATTAGTGGATTGTGTGATGAACATATCGTCAGACTATTTCGAAACTGTCAAGTGCGCCAAGAGCATCGTCACAGCAGGCCTCTCTT TCGGGAGAGCTGTGATGTTCTTCGCCCAGCTGTCCCATACGTTATCCAACGTAGCCGTAGAACAGGGGGTTGTTTGA